The Nicotiana tabacum cultivar K326 chromosome 5, ASM71507v2, whole genome shotgun sequence sequence AACTACCAGTATAAAATGCAGGCACAATGATACTCAAAGATAAGATCAAGAAACAACAAACTAGTTTGCATATTAAGTGCATCTTTCAATTATTATTCAGAAGCCACAGTCCTTGGGTAGAACATTTTTAGTTTACAAGAtgtagaaaggaaaaaaaaaagggctGAAGGCGAAAAAGGTGGAGGTCAACCCAGAACATCAAATGGATAAAGCTTTTGCCAAATTATGCTGAACATACAACTTAATACAGACAAGTGTGAACTCCATGTTTTCATATGAAAAACAAGACAAGCCACCATGTGTCTCATTCTCAAGCTTCCCATCCCCTTAGAACAGTCGCTCTAGCTACACGATTAACGCCCAGCGTGAAGGCACCCATTCGGAGATCACAGTTGTGAGTCTTGCACATATCCTTGACATCTTTAAAGCCTCTTGTCATGTATGTCTTCAACTCAGCATTCACTTTATCCTCATCCCACATAAAGCCCTGGATGTTCTAGTATTTCAAAAACATCGAGAATTTGATAAGCTAACTGAATAAAATGGCTCTTGCAAGTTTTAACATGTTCTTTTGGTGCATAACAGACGAAACAACAGAATAAGAACAATGCTTTGTGGTAAAGTATGAAAAAATTATATGAAGGTATAATACCTGAACCCACTCAAAATAACTAACGGTGACACCACCTGAATTAGCGTATATGTCTGGTAGGATGACAACTCCTTTCTTTGCCAAAATCTGCAGAGGATTAGAATTAATTAAAATGCTGCACTTGTCTTCTGCGTGTCTCAAATATGATTTGTAATTAACAAGCTTGCTTATTCTACCTCCTTTTTTAACTTTTGCTTTAGTTGCTTCATTgtgaaaaaacaaaacaaaagaattaTTGCACTGACCTCATCAGCTTCTGGATCAGTCGGATGGTTAGCTGCCTCAATAATATATTTGGCTTTAATATCATTTGCATTATCCCTTCAATGAGAAGTTCAGACGTATCACAAATATGACATAAAAGGCTTCTTGATAACTAGTTCAATGCAAAATCATGAAAGTACCTGTTGATTACTCCGCCAAGGGCAGCTGGTATAAGAACATCACAATCTTCTACTAGTATTGAATGTGGATCTATTGGACGTGCATCATTGAAACCTTTAACTCCACGATTTTCCTTCACGTGTTTGAGTAGGCTTGCTATGTTGAGTCCATTCTCGTTCTTTATGGCGCCTGTTATGTCACTTACTGCAACGATTTTCCCACCTTGCTCATTGATGAGTTTTGCTGCCCAGGAACCAACATTCCCAAATCCCTAAGAGTAGGCAAAACATTGTCAAATTCGCATTTTGTCCAGTTACAACTAACAAcagataatatcataaaatcTACTATAAAAATTTCTTGGGTCCCCAAAATTTGGGGGCTTATGCAAAGGCTTTACTAGCCTCACCCTGAGCCGCCCCTTCCCAAAACAGAAGTAAACATTTTGACTATGCTAACCTGTATAACAAAACGCTGCCCAGCAATACTCTTGCCATGCTCTTTTAGCAGTGCTTCCGTAGCAAAGAGAACACCCCTTCCGGTAGCTGCATCTCTGCCTAAGGATCCACCAAGATCCTGTAATAAATTGTTACATCTCTTAGGCTAAATTGACAATGATCCCTCAAATAGATAAAGAAGTCATTTTCACTACAAAGCTTGTGCATATCTAAACTAGAGCAAAAAGATGTGATGAACACAAAAGTAGTAGAGTCAAGTTCACAAAGTGAACGTCCAACACCAATTGGATTTGTAAAATGAGTTCATAGATCGTAGAAAAACATGAATTGGGAATAGAACTCTGCTGAATTTTTATGTGTACTCACAATAGGTTTTCCGGTGACAACTGCAGGTGAATAACCATGAAATTTTGAGTACTCGTCGAGAATCCATGCCATTGTCTGCACAAAGAAATTGTAGTAGCTCCAGTAAGACATAtttcactaagaagacaaagcaTTAGATGCAATCCACTAAAATGCTAGGCAAGAAAAATCATATTCACAGACCTGTGGATTTGTTCCCATATCTGGTGCCGGAACATCAGTGTGAATTCCGATCAGGTCATGTATTTTTTGAGTAAATACTCGAGTAAGTCGTTCTAGCTCAGAGTTACTCAGGTCACTAGGGCTACATCCTATGCCCCCTTTAGCCCCACCATATGGTATATTGGCTACTGCTGTTTTCCATGTCATTAGCTGTGCTAAGGCATTTACCTCATCCGGGTCAACCTACATTAGACACTGATGAGTTACTATCGAACATATGCTATATCGATCAATTGATAACGTCATAAACATAATATTGAATAAAAGAACTACTACTCAGTCTGCAGATTACTATTTCTGATACAATCAGCAATGAGTAGTGGTTTATCATAGAGAAGAAAAATTAACCTCAGGATGGTATCTGATTCCGCCTTTCATAGGCCCGCGAGCATTGTCATGTTGTACTCTGAATCCAACAAAAGATGCCAATGAGCCATCATCTTTTGGTATTGTACACTCCACCTGAAAGATTGCACAAAATCAAAAGTTTAAGTCAAGCTCCCTAAGTACAAATTCCAAAACCAGAACAAAATCTGTTTTTATTTGCCAAAAACTGTTGTCATCAAAGCATAAGTAGGAAAACAACAAAATCTGTTACTCCACTATTATCAACTCAACCCAAATAAAGGGGAAAAAGAAGAGGGGTGTATCTTCTATTTCAAGAATCCCTTTTCATCTAAAATAAAGATAATCAAGTGACATACCTTAATTTCTCTAAAGGGGATTAGCAGACTCTTTTCCAGCTTAGAGTCTAAACCGAGCAGTCGAGCTGCCAGCTTAAAGTTTCTATTTGTTGCTGCTAAAGCATTCATGATTTTCCTCAAAAAACCCAGAGAAAGTCAATATCCTGATATAGGAAAGGCAAAAAATCAATCCTAGatttttaaaaaggaaagggtgaagCAAGAAAATTTATACTCCACTTGGCAATAAGATCTCAGCAGacattaatttataattttccaTATATGTGGAAAACAGAAGATTCAAACAATCACGTCTTAATCTTATCCAGAGAGCTAAAACATTAATTTCTTTCTTACCCAAAAACCAAGAATTCAACAAACGGAGGCTGCACTTGATCAAGCAAATATAATTAGCATGGAGTGTGTAGGCCACTATATTTGGTAGGTCGATTTGATCATTGAGCTAGCTGCTGTTTATATAATAAGTGTCAGCATGTTTATCTAGCCAGTAGCCACGTCaagtttttcttaaatattgttCCTAAGTCATATAGTTCCAACAtgcactatttttttttttcaacgagtgtctttttttatttatttattggataTAAGTTTGTTTCATTAACTCGACTTACTAACCGTATAAATAAATTTTACACCTAtcagtttgtttttattataCTTTGATTTTTATATCAGGCTTGTCGTAAAAAAGGTTaacctaatgatttaagaaacATTTTTATACTGATAGTGcactaaaattaaaattattggAATTTGCCTTACCTGGATTAAGCCCTCACCAATTGAGTTTGGGTTCAACTGGAAGCTAATCTGACCCCAAAATAAGGGAGAAGCCATTTCAAACTTCGAGTAATATGGTTACGGGGCAATGGACAGACTTTAATTAATTGTGACGTTAATTTAAAATACACCATGTAAAGGATAAAGCTAAAAAAGGAATCTAGAAGAAAAAGGTTTGAAGAGGGGAGTCATCTTTAGTTTGTTTACCTCTTTTCTTATATCTATTTATACAttgatttaacttatatatattgAAAGCGCAAAGAACGTTTTTACTATCTATGTATTTAAATATGTTTTAGCAAGTAATATGTCTTATTTTTAAGCTACATTCCACTATTATGGATAGTTGCTTGTATAGTTATTTTTTGGGCAATCTGATATTatacaacaacagcaataacAATAAATTCACTGATATTATGAAAAGTTTTTTATATCGTTAGTGTATAGAAGTTAAACTCTTTAAATAGAAAGCACTAAGCTTGTGCAGAGCTtctcaacacaaatgaattaaACATCAAATCGGAGAGTAGGAAACATGTTATGAACTTTTTTTTAACCTTCCTCTGTTGACGTCAGCGTCGTATGAGCCTGACCAATTCAAAGGGCACCTTAGCTTAGTGTACCTTAAGACAGAAGAAGTTTAAGTCCTTAGTCGTCCCTCTGCCTCTAGTGACTTAGGCCTGCCTCTGAAGCCAACAGAATAATACACTAGATATGTAATTGCTCCTTTAAATCCTAAACTCCAATACTATCAATTTATATccatgaaaaagaaaaacatagaATCAGATTCAATGTTATCCCTCTACACATTCTTAATTAATTTGCAACCGAATATCAAAAGTTTCTAGATTTATACTCGTATAACGCAAGTTTATATATATGTAGGTCCAAACATAAGTAAGTGGGATTATCACTGCCATGGGCGGAGCTAGGCCGGAAATTTACACAGCGTAGATAAggtcatttttttaatatatatatatatatatatatatatatatatatatattaaatattgaatccCCTCATTGATCAAGCcagtttaaattttttaaaatcctTTTGATGAATATCTTGATCCCCACTATATTGTCCCTTTAGCTTCTTCACGTATACATATCTTGTTCTTATCATAATACTAGTCTCTTAATCCCCTTGACGACACCCCCACCCCTCAAATGAAAATGATCCGATTTTTATAAGAAACTGCAGGGACATATTTCAAGATTCTCTTCTAAGTTCTCAAACAGAAGTGGGGGTATTTTAGAgactaaataatataaatgaatgaatatgaatGGAGTTTAAGTTATATGTGCGGtttgtataaaaaatatttacataattagCATATTTATAAGGTAATTACAATTAAACTTCATGAAAAAACATTTATTGATAATCTAGTAACTAAAAATGATAACTAAACTTTAATCGTATAtaaaacaacacaacaacaagaATAACAAATATGTCTTAAACAAGTTGGGTCGATTATATAAATCTTCATTGGTTCATTTAAACTTAGCTGATCATCATCATACCAAATaaactaaaagtgaaaaaaatgagttaaatacatataaatactagcaataacaataatattagtcacgatccaaaattccgccttaggcgtcgtgatgacacctagtctctaagactaggtaagacaaGTACTTACAACAATTAAGCCAGTTTAACAATGATAATATAAAACAGAGTTTAATATGAATACCGAAACGAAAGCGAAATAAGTCTACGCTGCAATAATCGTAACAATctcccaagactaggtaatacaCAGTCACGAACTTTAGCTGAAtacatggaaagatctcaaagatcAAAGTACAATACTGTTCAAATAACAACCTGACAGTACAATGAAAggaaaaggactccaagggactgcgacgacctaGCAGCTCTACCTGGAATCCTCGCGATCAGTAAGCTACTCTGCCTgagtccgatatcttcaatacccgGATCtgcaaaaaaatatacaaaagtgtAATATGAATATACTACGaccggtactcagtaagtatcaagactaacctcattagagtagtgacgaggtacaagtcaagacacctactagtcaaaatACCTGTGCAGTGtaaaagtataaagctaataatgaaagcagaaatcagtaaatggcaacaaaaaTCAACTTGTGATATAAATAGTA is a genomic window containing:
- the LOC107778990 gene encoding glutamate dehydrogenase B-like precursor (The RefSeq protein has 2 substitutions compared to this genomic sequence), producing MNALAATNRNFKLAARLLGLDSKLEKSLLIPFREIKVECTIPKDDGSLASFVGFRVQHDNARGPMKGGIRYHPEVDPDEVNALAQLMTWKTAVANIPYGGAKGGIGCSPSDLSNSELERLTRVFTQKIHDLIGIHTDVPAPDMGTNPQTMAWILDEYSKFHGYSPAVVTGKPIDLGGSLGRDAATGRGVLFVTEALVKEHGKSIAGQRFVIQGFGNVGSWAAKLINEQGGKIVAVSDITGAIKNENGLNIASLLKHVKENRGVKGFNDARPIDPHSILVEDCDVLIPAALGGVINRDNANDIKAKYIIEAANHPTDPEADEILAKKGVVILPDIYANSGGVTVSYFEWVQNIQGFMWDEDKVNAELKTYMTRGFKDVKDMCKTHNCDLRMGAFTLGVNRVARATVLRGWEA
- the LOC107778990 gene encoding glutamate dehydrogenase B-like isoform X1 produces the protein MNALAATNRNFKLAARLLGLDSKLEKSLLIPFREIKVECTIPKDDGSLASFVGFRVQHDNARGPMKGGIRYHPEVDPDEVNALAQLMTWKTAVANIPYGGAKGGIGCSPSDLSNSELERLTRVFTQKIHDLIGIHTDVPAPDMGTNPQTMAWILDEYSKFHGYSPAVVTGKPIDLGGSLGRDAATGRGVLFATEALLKEHGKSIAGQRFVIQGFGNVGSWAAKLINEQGGKIVAVSDITGAIKNENGLNIASLLKHVKENRGVKGFNDARPIDPHSILVEDCDVLIPAALGGVINRDNANDIKAKYIIEAANHPTDPEADEILAKKGVVILPDIYANSGGVTVSYFEWVQNIQGFMWDEDKVNAELKTYMTRGFKDVKDMCKTHNCDLRMGAFTLGVNRVARATVLRGWEA